One window of Doryrhamphus excisus isolate RoL2022-K1 chromosome 13, RoL_Dexc_1.0, whole genome shotgun sequence genomic DNA carries:
- the luzp1 gene encoding leucine zipper protein 1, producing MSDMTHRHLRHKLQSVSRRLDELEEATNKLQKSEDELLDIQDKIIQAEGSNSSLLADVEALRKRLLKIQGKDEEVRKAEDLCRTVREKLEEEETLTKELKAEIEHLQRRLAELEKLEEAFGKSKSDCSQLCLSLNEEKNLTKKLSTEMESLKARLKEMETSELKLDKAEQALAAELDKLKGFYQTFENEHKRILEKQREDENLILKLTEKLEQPKNRLGIGVDPSRADFMRSRIEDELSSTGILSGRKKSLDYNMGLLNKSENQKNSGFAGSQEEDNKVKELTQEVERLKNRLKQLEIVENDLKSSESKNDELHEQFQMERKRARQLSEQVEQLRTQLCSKSGIEGNGTSDVDKQGNGSINICPGTLAKHLENGKAENEEIAKGSFRQEKPKYRSAASIAEPSSPKHRNRELSPQHKRETKLRAKELSNSEESPAISVKRALSPAHKSRRTPKTQNSLFSSDNGIKETSRGSEEKTYKGATYSSVNTPSSDIKKVSVLSRYPPAANDHKPLRTAHRQSEGESNKNRMEKFSKLYAGSDSESNNSDVVPESNVSAMEKDTESASHQESTEQVQDSAFVTPRLSKESYKANRSIVNQLLQNDQGSEGHSSASETESTGSRPSEPETVNEISTTTSSSRTTTSRYPRYSHVKDSHSEGSSSRSSFDEDLHSRASVPEGGRISTSSVMGIQRVCSPREALRSKAVIKPAIIEIDRKEVMISEPFSANGKPKLSTKPILTTTSKMTSSITIYPNDPSSSRTSSRSSSVSSEPMSAKERHTSTSNFLIGPSSDHHGSVSIPYEISIPKSEITMQPSQDQDSGADYLNDSSCKSKLHNTSRMETSTSHIYHQRNFSHQSPDTNSADLNDTESVFDSFTSWRNQRQKQRQSQEERLPDMRNVTVRSTWKNQGTTSAADEKEAGRVGGRVIMDGGGSEDEAETTTTWRAYLATTVDSEDTVSHRSRTGGNNSASEGSKPSPAEAYMRNMNKDTEEPALHRGGRAKEALGRTVPHAPVTSQSWSRSYSQKSPGANSGDHGPNQSHNQVSWRQHLSSTNSLPLGSSYDRTGKTSTSRGEQWSARAQGSVGKTEGKAAASGSRLWSHRQAEHH from the exons ATGTCTGACATGACGCATCGCCACCTGCGGCACAAGCTACAAAGTGTCAGCAGGCGGCTGGACGAACTGGAAGAAGCCACTAACAAACTACAGAAATCTGAAGATGAGTTGCTGGACATACAG GACAAGATCATCCAGGCAGAAGGCAGCAACTCATCCTTGCTTGCCGACGTGGAGGCCTTGAGGAAACGCCTCTTGAAAATCCAAGGCAAAGATGAGGAGGTACGCAAAGCGGAGGACCTTTGCCGCACAGTGAGAGAGAAACTGGAAGAGGAAGAAACCCTCACAAAGGAGCTCAAAGCGGAGATTGAACACCTACAGCGGAGGTTGGCAGAACTGGAGAAACTGGAAGAAGCTTTTGGGAAAAGCAAGTCAGACTGTAGCCAGCTCTGCCTCAGTCTCAACGAGGAGAAGAACTTAACAAAGAAGTTGTCTACTGAGATGGAGTCCCTCAAAGCCCGTTTGAAGGAAATGGAGACATCAGAGTTGAAGCTGGACAAAGCAGAGCAAGCTTTAGCTGCTGAACTTGACAAACTCAAGGGATTCTACCAGACATTTGAGAACGAGCATAAGAGGATACTTGAGAAACAAAGAGAAGATGAGAACCTCATTCTTAAGCTCACAGAAAAACTAGAACAGCCGAAGAATCGCCTTGGTATTGGTGTAGATCCCAGTCGTGCGGATTTCATGAGGTCAAGAATTGAAGATGAGCTGTCCTCCACGGGCATTCTCTCCGGACGCAAGAAGAGCCTTGACTACAACATGGGTCTGCTGAATAAGTCCGAGAATCAGAAGAACAGTGGATTTGCAGGGTCACAGGAAGAAGACAACAAAGTGAAGGAGCTTACACAGGAAGTCGAAAGGCTGAAGAATCGTCTTAAGCAGCTAGAGATTGTCGAGAATGACCTGAAGAGCTCAGAGTCCAAAAACGATGAGCTTCACGAACAGTTCCAGATGGAACGCAAGCGGGCTCGCCAATTGAGCGAACAGGTGGAACAGCTCAGGACGCAGCTGTGCAGTAAAAGTGGAATCGAAGGGAATGGGACTAGCGATGTGGATAAACAAGGCAACGGAAGTATTAACATCTGCCCTGGTACCCTTGCCAAGCACCTGGAGAATGGTAAAGCTGAGAATGAAGAGATTGCAAAGGGAAGTTTTCGGCAAGAGAAGCCAAAATATCGTAGCGCCGCGTCCATCGCAGAACCCAGCTCGCCCAAGCACAGGAACAGGGAGCTCTCACCTCAGCACAAGAGAGAAACCAAGCTGAGGGCTAAAGAGCTCAGCAACTCAGAGGAGAGTCCTGCTATATCTGTGAAGAGAGCCCTCAGTCCTGCACACAAAAGTAGAAGGACGCCCAAAACCCAGAATTCTCTCTTTTCATCTGATAACGGGATAAAAGAGACAAGTCGAGGAagtgaggaaaaaacatacaaggGAGCCACGTACAGCTCTGTAAATACACCTTCTAGTGATATTAAAAAAGTATCTGTCCTTAGTCGCTACCCCCCAGCAGCTAACGACCACAAGCCCCTGAGGACAGCTCACAGGCAGAGTGAAGGGGAGAGCAATAAGAACCGAATGGAAAAGTTTTCAAAACTGTATGCAGGTAGTGACAGTGAATCAAACAACTCCGATGTAGTCCCAGAGAGCAATGTCTCCGCAATGGAGAAGGACACCGAGTCCGCCTCACACCAGGAATCAACGGAACAAGTTCAAGATTCTGCGTTCGTCACCCCCAGGCTGTCCAAGGAATCCTATAAAGCTAACAGGTCCATCGTCAATCAACTTCTGCAGAATGACCAGGGCTCAGAGGGTCATTCGTCTGCATCCGAAACAGAATCCACTGGTTCAAGGCCCTCTGAACCAGAGACTGTAAATGAAATATCTACTACAACCTCGAGCAGTAGGACGACAACCTCCAGATATCCTAGATACTCCCATGTCAAGGACTCCCATTCAGAGGGTTCCTCCTCTCGAAGTTCATTTGATGAAGACCTCCACAGCAGAGCAAGTGTGCCCGAAGGCGGCAGAATTAGCACTTCGTCCGTGATGGGGATCCAGCGGGTTTGCAGTCCACGCGAAGCGCTGAGATCCAAAGCGGTCATCAAGCCTGCCATTATTGAGATCGACAGAAAAGAAGTGATGATATCAGAGCCCTTCTCCGCCAATGGCAAGCCCAAGTTATCCACCAAACCCATACTGACTACTACCAGTAAGATGACCAGCAGTATAACCATATATCCCAACGACCCCAGCTCCTCTAGAACCAGCAGCCGCAGCAGTAGCGTGTCCAGTGAGCCTATGTCTGCCAAGGAACGCCACACGTCCACCAGTAACTTTCTCATCG GCCCGAGCAGTGACCACCATGGCAGTGTCTCAATCCCTTATGAAATCTCTATCCCCAAGAGCGAGATCACAATGCAGCCAAGCCAGGACCAGGATTCTGGTGCGGACTACCTCAATGATTCCTCGTGCAAGTCCAAGCTCCACAACACCTCCAGGATGGAGACGTCCACAAGCCACATTTACCACCAACGCAACTTCAGCCACCAGTCTCCCGACACCAACTCTGCAGACCTCAACGACACTGAATCAGTCTTTGATTCATTCACCAGCTGGAGAAACCAAAGACAAAAACAGAGGCAGTCCCAGGAAGAGCGTCTACCAGACATGAGGAATGTAACTGTGAGAAGCACCTGGAAGAACCAAGGCACTACATCGGCAGCGGATGAGAAGGAGGCAGGGAGAGTCGGCGGACGCGTAATCATGGATGGAGGAGGTTCAGAGGACGAGGCAGAAACCACAACAACATGGAGGGCTTATCTTGCGACGACAGTCGACTCTGAAGACACAGTGAGCCACAGATCAAGAACCGGTGGGAATAATTCAGCATCAGAAGGAAGCAAGCCATCACCTGCAGAG GCATACATGCGGAACATGAACAAAGACACAGAAGAACCAGCACTCCATCGTGGCGGACGCGCTAAGGAAGCCCTAGGAAGGACCGTACCTCACGCACCAGTCACTTCACAGTCCTGGAGTCGCTCGTATTCGCAAAAATCACCG GGTGCAAATAGCGGCGATCACGGTCCAAACCAGAGCCACAACCAGGTCTCATGGAGACAGCACCTCTCCAGCACTAACTCCCTCCCCCTGGGTAGCTCCTACGACCGGACGGGCAAGACGAGTACATCCAGAGGGGAGCAGTGGTCTGCTCGGGCTCAAGGGTCCGTGGGCAAAACGGAAGGAAAGGCCGCAGCGTCAGGGAGTCGTCTGTGGAGCCATCGCCAGGCCGAACATCATTAG